Within the Marixanthomonas sp. SCSIO 43207 genome, the region TGCGATGATGTTGGCAATTTGTAGTGTTTTTTTCATAGATGATTAAATATAATAAAAGTTATGATAAACAAATTACTTCTCCTTCTACAATTGCGTAAACCGTATCATTTTCTGAAGGATGTAAAATGTGCTTTCCGGTAAAGTTTCCGAAGGCAGGCAAAATTAACTGTTGCTTCGTTTTGTAAAAACAAGACAATTTTATAGACTGTCTTCCGCTTCCTTGCATTTTAATACCCGGATGAATATGTCCTGAAAAGTTAAAATATCCATCCCGCTCGGTTGGGTGATGGGTTAATAAAAATTTTTTAATCTGAAGTTCATTAACCACTTGAATCCCTAAATCTTCAAATTTGTGAGGAGAGATTATGTCGTGGTTTCCGCTAATTAAAATAATATCTGCTTTGGTTTTTTGGGTCCACGTTTCAAATAATTTCCATTCATTGTTTAAGGTGCTATGAAACAAATCACCCAAAAAGCAAATTGTACTAGGGTTGTGTCGTGCAATTGCTTCTTCTAATTTTTTATAATTTGTTGAAGAAGCTTTTGAAGGTACGGCGGCTCCATATTTTCTGAAATGAGCCACTTTACCAAAATGAACATCTGCAATTAATAGCATATCTTGATTGCGCCAAAAGATTGCTCCGGTTGGGTCTAGACCAAATATTTCATCACAAATAGTAATGTCTTGCATCATTTTTCTAATTTCAATTTCATTTTTTTAATTCGGTCTGCTAATTTTTCCGAAGATAACTTTTCTCTTAACCTATCTGTTATAATAGGAAAACTAAACGGAGTAGGTTTGGTACATTGTTTCCAGATGATTTCTTGACCGTTAATTCTTTCTAAAGCTAGCCTTAATCTACCTTCTTCTAGTTGATGCTCATAGGTTTCTCTAAAGGCTTGTTGAAATAATAAGTTATCAGCCTCATAGTCTCTAAATACATCAAACAATAATTGACTACTGCTTTGTAGGTGTTTTGTTTTAACCATTTTGTTTGGGTAGCCTTGAAAAACCAACCCGCTAATAACTGCAATATCTCTGAATTTTCTTCGTGCCAATTCGGTTGCATTGATACTTTTTTGCAAATCACTAAACAAATATTCTGTGCTAAAGGGATTATTATCAATAAGCTCTTGTACATTCACCGGTTGATCACTAAGCAATTCAAATCCATAATCATTATAAGCTAGTGAAAAGGTAATTGGGTTTAATAAGCTTAAGCGATAGGCAAGTAAACCACTCATTGCTTCGTGTACAAAACGACCTTCAAAAGGATAAAAAATGGTGTGATACCCTTCACGTGTTTTAAATGACTCAATTAAAAACTCGCTCTCTTTTGGAATGATACTTTCCTTTTCCTGACGTGCAAAAAGGTGTTTTAAGGCTTTTAATTCTGGAGTTTGATGTTTGTGCTCTGCTTCACTTTGTAGTTCTTCTCTTAAAATTTCGCTCATTTGAGAAGAAAGTGTCATACGACCACCCATAAAACTCACCACATTATTACTTTTCTTTTTGGAGCGTTTTACTTGTGCCACCATATTACGCAGTCGCACCAACTCTAACGTTCGTCCTGCAAAAACAAAGGTGTCACCGGGTTTCATTTTACCAACAAAAAACTCTTCAATAGTGCCTATAAAACCACCACTTACATATTTTACCAAAAGCATGCTATCACTTACAATGGTGCCAATAGATAAGCGGTGCATCATGGCAACTCTTCGGCTTTCTACTTTAAAAAGTCCATCAGGAGTTACTTCTACACGCTTGTACTCATCATAATTTTGAAGGCTTTGACTGCCAATGGTAATAAAGTTAAGGCACCAATTCCACTGCTCGTCTGTGATTCCTTGAAAACAGAATGTTGATTTAATTTCTTTTTTTATTTCAGAAGGAAAAAATCCGTCACTTACTGCTAGAGTTACCAAATATTGAATTAAAACATCAAAACTTAACAAGTAAGGGATTCTGTCTTCAATTACGCGCTCTTTTACAGCTCTTTTTAATGCTGAAGCTTCAATTAATTCTAATGCGTGTGTGGGTAAAAAATAGATGACAGAGGCTTCTCCGGGTCTGTGGTTGCTTCTTCCGGCACGTTGTAAAAATTTGGCAACACCTTTAGGACCACCAATTTGAATGATTGTTTCTACCGGAGCAAAATCTACACCCAAATCTAAGCTTGAAGTTGCTACTACAGCTTTTAGCGATTCATTTCTAATGGCTTGCTCTACCCAAAGTCTGGTGTCTTTTGAAATACTACCGTGATGCATGGCTAGTTCGCCGGCAAATTCGGGATGTTTTTCCAATAATTTCTGAAACCATATTTCACACTGCCCACGTGTGTTGGTAAAGATTATCGTAGTCTTACTTTTTTTAATAATTGGTACAATTTCTTCCAGAAGATGAAGTCCTAAATGCCCACGCCACGGAAAGGTTTCCATTTTTTTAGGAATAATGGATTTTATCTTTATTTTTTTCTTTCGTGTAGCTTTAATTAAAACAGATTGATTGAGTGTGGTTTCATCAGTGCCTAGTAAAACTTGTTGAGCCTGTTCTAGATTTCCTATTGTAGCCGAAACACCCCAAATTCTAAGTTTGGGACAAATTGTTTTTAAACGAGATAAACCCAGTTCCATCTGTACACCTCGTTTGCTGCCCAATAACTCGTGCCACTCATCAACGACTACAGCAGTAAGTGTTTTAAACATTTTTGCATATCGTTTACTAGCTAGTAATAACATCAAGCTTTCTGGAGTGGTAATGAGCAAATCTGGCATCGAGCGTTTTTGTTTGGCTCGCTCTTTTTGAGAAGTATCTCCCGTACGGATACCAACGGTTAAACCAGTTTCTAAATCATCTGCAAATCGTTGTGCAGCTTGTTGAATTTCTACTGAAAGTGCCCGCAAAGGTGTAATCCAAATGGCTTTTATTCCTTTTTCCTTTTTTGATTTATAATCGGGGTTGTTTTTAATATATTTTAAAACAATCGGTGCCCACAATGCATAGGTTTTTCCACTCCCGGTAGGAGCATTTAACAAGCCATTTTTGCCTTGTAGAAAAGCATTCCAAGTTTTTTTCTGAAAAGGGAATGGTTTCCAGTTTTTTTCCTGAAACCATGTTTCAGCAATTGCTATTAAATCTTTTTTTTTCACTTAGGGATTAAGGCTTTAAGATCGTCCAAGGTATTGGCTTCTTCAATGGGTTTGTCTTTTCGCCAACGGACAATTCGTGGAAAACGAGTGGCTACACCACTCTTGTGGCGTTTACTTTCTGCAATACCTTCAAAAGCTATTTCAAACACGTGATGTGGGGTTACGCTGCGTACCGGGCCAAAACGTTCTAACGTATTTCGTTTTATCCAAGCGTCTACTTTTTTAAATTCGGCATCGGTCAAACCTGAGTAGGCTTTTGCAAATGTGACCAATTCATCTCCATCCCACAATCCAAAAGTATAATCTGTGTAAAGATTTGCTCTTCTCCCGTGACCGCGCATAGCGTAGGTAAGTACACCGTCTATTGTAAATGGGTCTATTTTCCATTTCCACCAATCACCTTTTTTTCTTCCTACGAGATAAGGAGAGTTTTTTTTCTTAAGCATTAACCCTTCACTTCTTTTTTCTCTAGACAAGTTGCGTTCACGGGCAGCAGCTTCCCAAGATGAAAATTGCATGGTTTCACTTAAGTATAAACCAATTTTGTCACAATTGCAGTTGTTTATTAATGCGTCTAATAGTTTTCTGCGCTCTACAAATGGTTTTTTACGAATGTCTTTGCCTTTCCATTCTAGTAAATCATAGGCTGTTAAAATTACGGGTGTCTTTTTTAGGAGTGCTTTGGTAATGTTTTTACGCCCAATGCGGGTTTGAAGGTCCTTAAAGTTACCAATGGTGTTATTTCCGAAGGGAAGAATCTCTCCGTCTAATACGGTGCCATTAGGAATTTCTTTTAAAAAACGTTGAAATTCAGGATACTTGTCTGTCACTAATTCTTCGCCACGTGACCATACAAATACTTCGTTATTTCTGATGATTACTTGAGCTCGTATACCATCCCACTTGTGCTCAAAACTCCATTCTGAAATATCCTCCAATTCTTCTTGAAAATTATCTTCAACAGCATATGCAAGGTAAAATGGATAGGGCTTGCTGAGGTAATCTTCTTCGTTTTCTTCTAAAATCAATTTCTGAAAAGTAGTGGTATCGGGTGTCCAATTCCCCATCAGTTTATAGGCAAGAATGTCTTGTTCAATATTGGTTGCTTTGGATAAAGCACGAGTCATTAATTTTTGACTTACACCAATACGAAAACTTCCGGTAATAATTTTATTGAACACAAAACGCTCATAATAATTTAAACGCATCCAGTTGGTGTGCAAATAGTCCTTTTTTTCAGCTTCAGGAAGTGTACGCAAAGTTTGTATTTCTGAAATATAGGTTGCCAATGATTTTGAGCTGGAAGCTTCATTTTTAGGTAGTATTAATGCAATTGTTTCGGCTAGATCACCTACAATGTGATAACTTTCTTCAAATAACCAAAGCGGAATGTTACTAAGTTCGGTAGCCCATTCTCTTAACAAGGTGGTGTTTACGGGTCTTTTGGGGCGTCTATGCGATAGTATAGCGATGGTCCACAGCTTATCCTTATCTGGTGCTGTTTGAAAATACGCTGTTAATGCAGCAACTTTCACATTGGTTTTATTTGTGCTATCAATGGTTTTTATGAGTTGAGCAAACTTTTTCATGAGGTTGCCTCCTTGTCTTTTACAGATTCGGTTTCAGAAGATTCTTCTTCATATTGTGTTTTTTCAGTTCGTGCATCATAACCCAACTCTTCTCTTAAATATTTTGAAAAAATATCTGTATACCCGTGCGTGGCAATGACTTTTTCACAACCGGTTGCTTTTATCGTGTTTAATAAACCATTCCAATCTGCGTGATCACTTAATACAAATCCCTTATCAATGGCTCTTCGTCTACGAGCCCCTCTAAAAGTCATCCATCCACTGGCCGAAGCAGTTACAAAAGGAACCATTTTTCGTATCCACGTTCCGCCATGAGCACTTGGAGGCGCTAATACTATATTGCCTTTTATATCTTCTTTTTTAGTATCGCGAGTTACTCTTGTGGTAGGAGGGAATGAGTACTTGTCTCGTAGCACTTCGGTCATGTTTTCAATGGCACCGTGTGTGTAAATAGTACCAATTGATGTGTCTAAATGTTTTAAAAGCCGTTGTGCTTTACCAAGACTGTAACCAAATAAAACAGAGGTTTTTCCTTCTTGTTTATTGGTGTTCCACCAAGTGTTTATTTCTGAAAAAGTTTCAGTTTGTGGCGCCCATTTAAAAGCAGGAAGACCAAAAGTGCATTCGGTAATAAATGTATGGCATTTTATAGGCTCAAAGGGTTCTGCTACGCCATCGTTTTCAGTTTTAAAATCACCTGTAAACACCCATACTTCACCTTTATATTCAACTCGCACTTGTGATGATGCTACAATATGCCCTGCCGGATGTAATGAAAAGGTAACTCCATTTATAGTAAAGGTTTCATTCCATTCTTTACCGGTTACTTTAATATCTCCTAGCCTATGTTTAATGATAGAAACATTATTGGTGTGCGTGATATATTGTTTGTGTCCCCAACGACTGTGGTCTGCGTGCCCGTGAGTAACGATGCATTTATCTACTGGTCGCCAAGCGTCAATATATACATTGGCTTGTTGACAATAAATACCTTTATCATTAAAAACAAGTAAGGGTTGTTTCATACGTTTTTTTTCATAGCACCTTAAAAATAATGGTTTACCTACTTTTTTTTTCAGAATTAAGAAAAGTTTAAACAAAATATGAATACAGTGCTTCACTAGACTTGTAAATATTTTATATTTGTAGTTTAATATTATACTATGTCATTTACAGATCTTTTTGAAAGTGGGCACCACTCTAGAAACCTAAGTCATTTTGCTTCAATAGCAAACATTGCAGCAATTGATGGTGAATTGAATGAAGAAGAAGAAAAACTATTGAAACGTTTTGCTCGAAAATTGGATATTGATGAAGATGAATATCAAATGGTTGTTAAAGACCCATCAAAATATCCTATCAACCCTCCTAATTCTGCAGATAAGCGCTTAGAGCGTATGCATGATTTATTTGAAATGATTTTTGCAGATCATGAAATAGATGATCATGAACGCTTTTTAATTGAGCGTTATGCTATTGGTTTGGGATATTCTGCCGAGTTGGCTCAAAAACTAATAAAACGCTCTATTGAAATTTATGACGGTGGTTTAAATCTTGAAGATTACAGATATCTTTTAAATAAAGAAGATTAAGTATAAAAAGAGTTATACATAAAAAAAATCCGAAGCAAAATAGCTTCGGATTTTTTTTACTTCGCATTACGCATAAACTCTTCTGCTTTTTCCATCATATTGATACTTCCGCAGAAAAAAGGAACACGTTGATGTAGTTCTGTTGGTTGTATGTCTAGAATACGATTATAACCGTCACTAGCTTTTCCGCCGGCTTGTTCTGTTAATAAAGCCATAGGATTACATTCATATAACAACCGTAGTTTTCCATTAGGATTTTTTGAAGTGCTTGGGTAGATGTAAATTCCACCTTTAATTAAATTTCTATGAAAGTCTGAAACCATCGAACCTATATATCGTGCAGTATACGGGCGATTTTCTTCTTCCTTTTGGCAATATTTTATATAATCTTTTACCCCTTGCGGAAAATGAACATAATTACCTTCATTAACCGAGTAAATGTTACCGTTTTCAGGAAACTTCATATTAGGGTGTGACAAGTAATACGTGCCAATGGCAGGGTTTAATGTAAAGCCGTTTACACCGTGGCCTGTAGTATAAACAATCATTGTAGAAGTACCATATACAATATATCCGGCAGCAACTTGGCGGTTACCCGGCTGTAAAAAGTCGTCTAGTGTTACTGGAGATCCAGATGGGGTTACTCTACGATAGATAGAAAAAATAGTCCCTACCGAAACATTTACATCAATATTTGACGAACCATCTAGAGGATCAATTAATACAACATATTTGTTGTCATTTTTTTCATTTCGGCCTTTAATTGTAATAAAGTCATCCTCCTCTTCACTGGCAATTCCACAAACTATTTCTCTATTAGTTAGTGTGTTAATAAAAGCTTCGTTGGCATAGACGTCTAGTTTTTGCTGATCTTCACCTTGAACGTTTTGATCACCTGCAGTGCCTAAAATATCTACCAATCCTGCTTTGTTTACTTCGTGATTAACAACCTTTGCAGCCAAGCGAATAGAATTGATTAACCGTGATAATTCACCCGAAGAGTATTTAAATTCTTCTTGATTTTCAATGATAAATTCGCCTAGGGTTTTGTTTTTGTTTGCCATTTTTATCTTAATAGATGGATTTTAGTCGCAAATATCGATATTTTTGTCTAAAGCGTATTTTAATTAAACCGAAAAAAGATGGATTTCAATATTCGCAAAAGTACCAAAAAAGACATGCCGGCCGTATTACATTTAATAAAGGAGTTGGCAGATTATGAAAAAATGGAACATGAAGTAGAAATTACTACAGACGATCTAGTAAAAGAAGGCTTTGGCGAAGATCCATTATTTGACTGCTTTATTGCCGAAAAACAAGATGGCGAAGTAGTTGGGATGGCATTAATTTACTTTCGGTTTTCTACGTGGAAAGGAAAAACACTTCATCTAGAAGATTTAATGGTAAAAAAAGAATACAGAGGAGAAGGTTTGGGTATTGCATTATATTCTGAAGTGATAAAATATGGAGCATCACACGGTGTTAAACGTATAGAGTGGATTGTACTAGACTGGAATAAAAATGCAATTAAATTCTACGAAGACACAGGTGCCGAATTACAAAAACAATGGTATACGGTACAAATGGATGAGGAAGGAATTAAAAAATTTGTTGAAAACCTATAAATGAAAATATTCAAGTTTGGAGGTGCGTCTGTAAAAGATGCAAAGGGAGTACAAAATGTGGTACATGTTTTAAAAACCACGGGTGAAAAAAATTTGGTAGTCGTTATTTCAGCAATGGGAAAAATGACCAATGCCCTTGAAGAAGTAGTTACCGCTCATTTGGCAAAAAGTGATACATTAAAAGATCACTTACACGCAATTGAAAGCTATCATTATACTATTTTAAATGATTTATTCCCTAATAAGGAACATGCGGTTTATGAAGCTGTACAAGGCTTATTTAATCAACTAAAAGGATTTTTGGCTAGTTCAAAATCTAAAAATCATGCTTTTGTTTATGATCAAATTGTGAGTTATGGCGAGTTAATTTCAACTACAATTGTTTCAACATATCTTTCAGAAGAAAACATTAAAAACACTTGGCTTGATGTACGTGGATGTATAAAAACCGATGCCAATTATCGTGATGCAAAAGTAGATTGGGATGTAACCCAAAAACGAATTATTAATAAAGTAAGCCCAACCGGAATAACAATCACACAAGGTTTTTTGGGAGCAGAACACGAAAACAACTTTACAACAACCTTAGGTCGTGAGGGGAGTGATTACACTGCAGCAATTTTTGCGTATTGCTTAAATGGAGAATCGGTAACTATCTGGAAAGATGTTCCTGGAGTTTTAAACGCAGACCCGCGTTACTTTTCAAAAACACAATTACTCAATAAAATATCTTATAGAGAAGCAATTGAATTGGCATTTTACGGCGCATCTGTAATTCACCCAAAAACGCTGCAACCTTTACAACGCAAAGAAATTCCTTTGTATGTTAAATCATTCTACAGTCCTACAGACGCTGGTACTTGTGTAGGCAAGGGTGTAACGCTAGACCCTCACACATCGTGTTTTATTTTAAAAAATGACTTGGTGTTGATTTCCCTTTCATCTTTAGACTTCAGTTTTATGATGGAAGATAATATTAGTGAGGTTTTCAAAATGTTGCACGACTATAAAATGAAGGTAGAATTAATTCAGAATTCTGCTATAAGTTTCTCAGTTTGTGTTTCAAATAAGTATAATACACTCGATAAACTTTTGGTAAAATTGCGTGAAAAATTCAAAGTAAAGTGGAATGAAGGAGTAACACTCTACACAGTAAGACATTCATCACCTCTTGAAATTAAGGCCTTGACCGAAAACAAAAAACTTTTATTAAAACAAGAAAGCAGAGACACAGTACAGGTTATTGTACAAAATTAGTTGAATTGCTTTCGCTATATTTGTGTTGGTTATCAATAAAAAGGCAACACGTTCAAAATCAAAAAACTCTATGGGATTAGTTAATGCTAAAGAAGTTGCAAAGGCCATAAATGTCGATAAATTCGGGTTTTTGGGCACTTTTTTGGGCTGGTCTCTTATGAAAGTGTTGAATATTTCTACACTCAATAAAATTTATAACCGAAATAAGCACCTGTCAGATCTTGAGTTTATTAATGCGCTTCTAGAAGAATTTGAAATTAATTTTGAAATCCCTGAAGAAGATTTAAGAAGAATCCCCAAGAAAGGACCCTTTATAACAATTTCAAACCATCCTTTGGGCGGTATTGACGGTATTCTTTTACTTAAACTATTACTAGAGCACAGACCCGATTTTAAAATAATTGCAAACTTTTTATTACATAGAATTGAACCACTCAAACCCTATGTAATGCCCGTAAACCCCTTTGAAGATAGAAAGGATGTAAAATCTAGTGTAATGGGTTTTAAAAGTGCATTGGCACATTTACAGGGAGAACATCCTTTAGGGATTTTTCCTGCCGGTGAAGTTTCAACATACAGAGACGGTAAACTAGTTGTAGACAAACCTTGGGAACAGGCTGCAATGAAACTTATAAAAAAGGCTGAGGTACCTGTGGTTCCTATTTATTTTCACGCCAAAAACAGCAAGTTGTTTTATAGAATGGCAAAGCTGAATGATACCTTACGAACGGCAAAATTACCTTCAGAGTTATTGACTCAAAAAGAACGGGTTATTAAAGTACGTATTGGAAATGCAATTTCGCCAAAGGATCAAGCCGAACATCAATCATTACAAGATTTTACCAACTTTTTACGAAGAAAAACATACGTGTTGGCCAATCCTTTTCAGAAGAAAAAACTATTGGAAACACTTCCGCAATCATTAAAAATACCCAAATTGCCAAAGAAAATAGCAGGTCCCATTCCTGTTGAAGCAATGGAATCTGAAATTGAAAACCTCCGTAAACAAGATAAGAGACTGCTTATAAGTAAAAACTATGAAGTGTTTTTGGCTCAAGCAGAAACCATACCCAATATATTACGTGAAATAGGGAGATTACGTGAAATAACTTTTAGAGAGGTAGGTGAAGGAACAAACAACGCGGTTGATCTAGACGATTTTGACGCTTACTATCATCATATGTTTTTATGGGATACAGATGGCAGAAAACTAGTAGGTGCTTATAGAATGGGGCTAGGAGAACA harbors:
- a CDS encoding TerB family tellurite resistance protein, which codes for MSFTDLFESGHHSRNLSHFASIANIAAIDGELNEEEEKLLKRFARKLDIDEDEYQMVVKDPSKYPINPPNSADKRLERMHDLFEMIFADHEIDDHERFLIERYAIGLGYSAELAQKLIKRSIEIYDGGLNLEDYRYLLNKED
- a CDS encoding ATP-dependent DNA ligase, translating into MKKFAQLIKTIDSTNKTNVKVAALTAYFQTAPDKDKLWTIAILSHRRPKRPVNTTLLREWATELSNIPLWLFEESYHIVGDLAETIALILPKNEASSSKSLATYISEIQTLRTLPEAEKKDYLHTNWMRLNYYERFVFNKIITGSFRIGVSQKLMTRALSKATNIEQDILAYKLMGNWTPDTTTFQKLILEENEEDYLSKPYPFYLAYAVEDNFQEELEDISEWSFEHKWDGIRAQVIIRNNEVFVWSRGEELVTDKYPEFQRFLKEIPNGTVLDGEILPFGNNTIGNFKDLQTRIGRKNITKALLKKTPVILTAYDLLEWKGKDIRKKPFVERRKLLDALINNCNCDKIGLYLSETMQFSSWEAAARERNLSREKRSEGLMLKKKNSPYLVGRKKGDWWKWKIDPFTIDGVLTYAMRGHGRRANLYTDYTFGLWDGDELVTFAKAYSGLTDAEFKKVDAWIKRNTLERFGPVRSVTPHHVFEIAFEGIAESKRHKSGVATRFPRIVRWRKDKPIEEANTLDDLKALIPK
- a CDS encoding aspartate kinase, coding for MKIFKFGGASVKDAKGVQNVVHVLKTTGEKNLVVVISAMGKMTNALEEVVTAHLAKSDTLKDHLHAIESYHYTILNDLFPNKEHAVYEAVQGLFNQLKGFLASSKSKNHAFVYDQIVSYGELISTTIVSTYLSEENIKNTWLDVRGCIKTDANYRDAKVDWDVTQKRIINKVSPTGITITQGFLGAEHENNFTTTLGREGSDYTAAIFAYCLNGESVTIWKDVPGVLNADPRYFSKTQLLNKISYREAIELAFYGASVIHPKTLQPLQRKEIPLYVKSFYSPTDAGTCVGKGVTLDPHTSCFILKNDLVLISLSSLDFSFMMEDNISEVFKMLHDYKMKVELIQNSAISFSVCVSNKYNTLDKLLVKLREKFKVKWNEGVTLYTVRHSSPLEIKALTENKKLLLKQESRDTVQVIVQN
- a CDS encoding GNAT family N-acetyltransferase; amino-acid sequence: MDFNIRKSTKKDMPAVLHLIKELADYEKMEHEVEITTDDLVKEGFGEDPLFDCFIAEKQDGEVVGMALIYFRFSTWKGKTLHLEDLMVKKEYRGEGLGIALYSEVIKYGASHGVKRIEWIVLDWNKNAIKFYEDTGAELQKQWYTVQMDEEGIKKFVENL
- a CDS encoding lysophospholipid acyltransferase family protein; amino-acid sequence: MGLVNAKEVAKAINVDKFGFLGTFLGWSLMKVLNISTLNKIYNRNKHLSDLEFINALLEEFEINFEIPEEDLRRIPKKGPFITISNHPLGGIDGILLLKLLLEHRPDFKIIANFLLHRIEPLKPYVMPVNPFEDRKDVKSSVMGFKSALAHLQGEHPLGIFPAGEVSTYRDGKLVVDKPWEQAAMKLIKKAEVPVVPIYFHAKNSKLFYRMAKLNDTLRTAKLPSELLTQKERVIKVRIGNAISPKDQAEHQSLQDFTNFLRRKTYVLANPFQKKKLLETLPQSLKIPKLPKKIAGPIPVEAMESEIENLRKQDKRLLISKNYEVFLAQAETIPNILREIGRLREITFREVGEGTNNAVDLDDFDAYYHHMFLWDTDGRKLVGAYRMGLGEQIFKQFGIDGFYLQDLFRFDQELYPMMSKSIEMGRAFIIKEYQLRPMPLFLLWKGIVHTTLRFPNHRYLIGGVSISNKFSDFSKSLMIEFMKSNYYDPYVAQYIKPKKEYKVTLKDADKDFIFDESEADLNKFDKIIDEVEPGDLRLPVLIKKYIKQNAKVVAFNVDPLFNNAVDGLMYIRIADLPESTVKPVMEEFQEELEKKYANNGGKKEEE
- a CDS encoding ligase-associated DNA damage response exonuclease; this translates as MKQPLLVFNDKGIYCQQANVYIDAWRPVDKCIVTHGHADHSRWGHKQYITHTNNVSIIKHRLGDIKVTGKEWNETFTINGVTFSLHPAGHIVASSQVRVEYKGEVWVFTGDFKTENDGVAEPFEPIKCHTFITECTFGLPAFKWAPQTETFSEINTWWNTNKQEGKTSVLFGYSLGKAQRLLKHLDTSIGTIYTHGAIENMTEVLRDKYSFPPTTRVTRDTKKEDIKGNIVLAPPSAHGGTWIRKMVPFVTASASGWMTFRGARRRRAIDKGFVLSDHADWNGLLNTIKATGCEKVIATHGYTDIFSKYLREELGYDARTEKTQYEEESSETESVKDKEATS
- the fbp gene encoding class 1 fructose-bisphosphatase codes for the protein MANKNKTLGEFIIENQEEFKYSSGELSRLINSIRLAAKVVNHEVNKAGLVDILGTAGDQNVQGEDQQKLDVYANEAFINTLTNREIVCGIASEEEDDFITIKGRNEKNDNKYVVLIDPLDGSSNIDVNVSVGTIFSIYRRVTPSGSPVTLDDFLQPGNRQVAAGYIVYGTSTMIVYTTGHGVNGFTLNPAIGTYYLSHPNMKFPENGNIYSVNEGNYVHFPQGVKDYIKYCQKEEENRPYTARYIGSMVSDFHRNLIKGGIYIYPSTSKNPNGKLRLLYECNPMALLTEQAGGKASDGYNRILDIQPTELHQRVPFFCGSINMMEKAEEFMRNAK
- the pdeM gene encoding ligase-associated DNA damage response endonuclease PdeM, with amino-acid sequence MMQDITICDEIFGLDPTGAIFWRNQDMLLIADVHFGKVAHFRKYGAAVPSKASSTNYKKLEEAIARHNPSTICFLGDLFHSTLNNEWKLFETWTQKTKADIILISGNHDIISPHKFEDLGIQVVNELQIKKFLLTHHPTERDGYFNFSGHIHPGIKMQGSGRQSIKLSCFYKTKQQLILPAFGNFTGKHILHPSENDTVYAIVEGEVICLS
- a CDS encoding ligase-associated DNA damage response DEXH box helicase, yielding MKKKDLIAIAETWFQEKNWKPFPFQKKTWNAFLQGKNGLLNAPTGSGKTYALWAPIVLKYIKNNPDYKSKKEKGIKAIWITPLRALSVEIQQAAQRFADDLETGLTVGIRTGDTSQKERAKQKRSMPDLLITTPESLMLLLASKRYAKMFKTLTAVVVDEWHELLGSKRGVQMELGLSRLKTICPKLRIWGVSATIGNLEQAQQVLLGTDETTLNQSVLIKATRKKKIKIKSIIPKKMETFPWRGHLGLHLLEEIVPIIKKSKTTIIFTNTRGQCEIWFQKLLEKHPEFAGELAMHHGSISKDTRLWVEQAIRNESLKAVVATSSLDLGVDFAPVETIIQIGGPKGVAKFLQRAGRSNHRPGEASVIYFLPTHALELIEASALKRAVKERVIEDRIPYLLSFDVLIQYLVTLAVSDGFFPSEIKKEIKSTFCFQGITDEQWNWCLNFITIGSQSLQNYDEYKRVEVTPDGLFKVESRRVAMMHRLSIGTIVSDSMLLVKYVSGGFIGTIEEFFVGKMKPGDTFVFAGRTLELVRLRNMVAQVKRSKKKSNNVVSFMGGRMTLSSQMSEILREELQSEAEHKHQTPELKALKHLFARQEKESIIPKESEFLIESFKTREGYHTIFYPFEGRFVHEAMSGLLAYRLSLLNPITFSLAYNDYGFELLSDQPVNVQELIDNNPFSTEYLFSDLQKSINATELARRKFRDIAVISGLVFQGYPNKMVKTKHLQSSSQLLFDVFRDYEADNLLFQQAFRETYEHQLEEGRLRLALERINGQEIIWKQCTKPTPFSFPIITDRLREKLSSEKLADRIKKMKLKLEK